A segment of the Kiritimatiellia bacterium genome:
GCCGCCCCGAAGGCGTTCCGCGCCCAGTCCGACAGCAACTGTTCGATTGTCAGGGGATCATTTTGCATGAGGGTACCCGTTGCCGCGCGGAAGGCCGCATCGGAACTGCGAATCCATCAAAAGGTTGCGCCTTTCCGCGAAAAAAACGTTTGATTCCTTCTTGCATTCCCTTTTCATCGCGCTACAGTCCGCCGCGAATCCGGTATCAAACCTTAAAAAACAGGAGGAGTTAAAATGGCACCGGCGAAGAAGAAAAGCGAGAAAGAAGCGACCCCGAAGGCCCCCCGGGCCCGCAAGGCGGCGGTTCCGACGGCGAGCAAAGTGGCCGCCGGCGTGGCAGCCCCCCGCACAAAGCGCGCGGCGGCAAAGTCCGCGGCCCCCGCCGTCACGGCGGAAGAGCGCCAGAGAATGATCGAGCTGGAGGCCTATTTCGTGGCGGAAAAAGACGGCTTCCGCGGC
Coding sequences within it:
- a CDS encoding DUF2934 domain-containing protein; amino-acid sequence: MAPAKKKSEKEATPKAPRARKAAVPTASKVAAGVAAPRTKRAAAKSAAPAVTAEERQRMIELEAYFVAEKDGFRGDSKNYWITAEAIVTARLAGKK